GATTATTATTATGAAAGTCCAGAAAAAATGAAGATTGCAGAAGTATTTTCTGAATTTCTGACGGAAAAAGGAATAAAAGTGGAATTGAAGGAAATAGGAGAATATCAGTATATTTATGAGATTGAAACTAGATATTACTTATTGCCTTTATTTGTCGGAGGTGGAACCACTGATAAAAGAATGTCAGTGAGCATTAATGTTCATCTTTTTCACGAAAAATATTTTCCTGAAGGAATGAAAAATTGGAATGGATCTCAAATGAACCTTAATTATAAAGATTCCTTGGTACAGGCTTTTGAAAATTGGTTCAATTATGACAGGCTGAATTATTTAAAATTAGTAAATCCTGATAAAACAGATTTGAGAAGAATAAAAATTAATGGAAAGAAAAAAATCATTGTTTCTGGAAATGTAAAAACAATATATAACTATGATGAAGAAAAATATCAAGAAAAAGAAAGTGAAGAAAATTTTTTATCAAATATATTTTCACTTATTAAAGAAAAAATTTCATTAAAAGATTCTAAGATTGATATTTCTCTTTTAAAATATCCATATAATAATTATGGCAGCTATCTTGAAGAATTTGATAAAGGTGATTTTTATGTAGATTGCCGTATAGATGATAATCGTTTATCCGGTAATGAATTAAATCCAGAAGGAAATACTGAACTTTATTACAGAGAAATTCTGAAAAACTGGAAGGATTATGAATATAGTAAAAGTCAAACATTTTTCGTACTTGACAATAAATTCGAGAAAAGTGAGTGGTTAAAAATAACGGAATTTGAATTTTTACCTAAAATTAAGCTAAAATATGTTGAAAAACCTTCTTGGAAAAAACTGGAAGAAAATTTTGGTAATTTGAAGGAAATGGATAGAGGACATGAGGGAGATTTTGCCTTTACGATGGCTGAAGTTTTGTTTGATAAAATGATACATTGTGGTTATAATGTCAAATTAATGGATGATTGGGTGTATGATTTTGATAATGAGTGCTATTTACTTCCTTTGCTGTCAACGAAAGACTATAAAACTATTCCGCACGATGATATTTATCAGGTTGTTACTACGATACAAGTCCATAATAAAAAATATTTTCCAGAAGGGAAATTATATATTCAAAAATTGATAGGCGAACCGCTTTATGATGCAATTTGGATAAATTATAGAAACTGGATAAATAATGACTACAAAAAGTTGTGTGAAAATATTTAAATAGAAATAAACTTTTAAAGTACTAGTAACATAAGAATCATTGAAAAAGATAAATAATCAGAATAAGAAAGAAGGAGGGTTTAATGGCAATTAAAGGGAAAGAGGAATTAAAAAAACTGAATACTTTGCAAGTAAAGTTACAAAGTGAAATTGAAGCTATATATTTTTTCTATTTGCAATGGAGAAAGTGTATAGTTTTTTATTTTAATAAAATATGTTATAATTTTAAAAATAAAAATTAAACGAAAAGGAATGATAAATATGAATAAAAAATTTAATTACAAGCCATTAATTGAATATACAGATTATGCTGGGAGAAAATATATTAAACCTGAAAAAGCTGGGAATTTAAAGGAAGATATGGAGCTTTTTAGGAAAAATGGACAGGCTGCACGAAAGATTTTTACAGAAATTGCCAAGTCTGTGGAGGAAAATGTGGAAGGATTTCATTTGCAGAAAGTTAGCAGCTGGATGAATCAAGGACAGGTTGCAAGACCTTATCTTTGGGTGTTTTTGAAGCAGGATGGAGATACTGAAAATGAATCTGGAATTGCACTTAGAGTCTTTAAAAATGAGAAAACTAAAAAAGTTGGAATTTCGATGGAAGTGAGTTTTGTTGAACGTAAAATTGGGGAAAATACGCTTGAAAGACAAAATAAGGTTTTGGAATTACCTATTAAAAATCCACTTTATTATTTTGTGCAATTTTCAAAAAGTAAGGAAAACTGTATGCTGGATAGAATTGAAGGAAGTGAGAAAAATAGGAAAAAGTTAATTGAAGATATGAAAGAAGGGAACATCAGAAAAGTGCTTGTCAAATTTAATGTTGAAGAAATTGAAAAATTTGGAAATCTTGAAGATTTGACAAAGGAATTTTTAAAAGGCTTTAAATTGCTGATGCCATTTTATTTGAAAACTAAGGAAATTTAGGAGGTAATGATTTTGAATTTTGCAGAAGCATTTAAAATACTGGAAATAGAGCCGATGAGTGATAAAAAGAAAATAAAAGTTGCTTATTCCAAGATGTTGAAAAAGTATCATCCTGAAGATTTTCCTGAGATGTTTATGAAAATTAATGAGGCTTATGAAAAAGCTTTGAGATATGCAGAAAATAATTTTTCTGAAAATTTGTATGAAAATACTCAAAATTTTAGAAAAACGGAAAAAATGAAAGAGAGTGATTTTTCGGATATTTTTAATTCAAAAAAATTTGAGAAAAAAGAATATAGATTTACTGAAAAATCTGAAGAAAGACAGTCAAAGGAAAAGTTTTTTGAAAAAAAAGATAATAAAAATAAATATGAAAAACTTAATATTTTTGAATACTTAAAAAATTCTATGCGAACAGAGGATAGATTTACAGAAGCGTTTAAAATACTAGAAATGGAACCTACAACTGATAAAGAAAAAATAAAAAAGAAATATAAAGAGCTATTAAAGAAGTATCATCGCAACAATCCTGAAAGTTATGATGAAATATTTAGTAAAATTAACGAAGCTTACGGAATTGCTTTGGGATTTGAGCAATCGAATTTTAATGAATATGAAGGAGATTCTATTGAGGATATATTTGATAATTTTTTTAATTCTGGCAATAATTCAAGCTATAAAAGTTTTTTTGAAAAAACACAAGATTTTTCAAATGTTTTTGATCAAAATGAAATAACAAACAAATCAATATCTGCGTGGCTAGGACGACTTAAAAATCTTCTTTTATCTGAAAAACGTCCATTAACAGAATATCGAGAAATTTTACGTGATTTTCATTTTAATTTTGATGTTTCGGAAAAAAATCAAATTAGAGAAATTTTACAAAAAAATGGATTGCGTGATTATGCTTGGAGAAATATAACGAGAATTGAAATGGAACTTTTGATTTATAATCTAAATAATTCTAATATGAATGCAGATATTTTAGGAGAAACTTGGGTAGATACTGGTAAAAGTGAAAATATAAGTTTGGATGAAATTGTAAAAAATATTATAAGTGAAAATTTTTCGGAAAATGAAAAAGGATATGAAAAATTTATTAAGGATTATTTTAATATTAAAATTTTTAGATTATTTGGAAAGAATATTGCGTTATACCCTTACAGAGACATAGAGCAAGTAGGTGCAACTTTTAAATTTATAACTTATAAAATACGAAATGAATATGTTGATGTTAATAAGTATATAGAAATTTTTGATAGAGAACAAAAAAATAAAAAAATCGGAATAAGTTTACGCATAACGTCTTATTTATGGAGTATTTTTGGTGCGATAGTTTTATTTTTGTTCTTTTTAAATCCTATTGTTGACTGGTATATAGCGATTTTGGGGACTATTTTTTTCATAATTTTAGACTGGGTTAATATAGCTAGAGAAAAAAATTTTGAGTGGAGTATGCGATATGGATATTCAAGTTATTTGTCAATTTTAATGAGTATAATGTTTGTTGTAAATCTTATTGTTATTGGCAATGCCGAATATGAATCCTCAATTATATCATTTTTACTATATTCACAGTTAATATTTCAATTTGTATTTTTTAATATCATTTTGTTTGTAAAAATGGTAGTAACTACAAATATAAGATACAAACGATTAAGAGAATTTTCAAAAAAAGTTTTAGATGTGTTTGTCTTAAAAAAGTAAGGAGTGATAATTTTGGATTTTAAGGAAGCATTTAAAATATTAGAAATAGAGCCGACAGATGATAAGAAGAAAATAAAAGTTGCGTATTCCAAGATGCTGAAAAAGTATCATCCTGAAGATTTTCCTGAGATGTTTATGAGAATTAATGAGGCTTATGAGAAAGCATTAGAGTATGGAGTAGAGGATTTTCAGGAAGAGTTTTTTGGAAATGAAGAAGAATTTGAAGAATATGAATATGAAGGATTTTCTAATGAATATAATATAGAAATAACTAACGATGAAGATGAGGAGTTTTCTAATATTTTTAGCGGGGAATTGGAGAAAGTTGAGAAGAATGTAGATAATTGGATAGAGGCATTTGGGAAATTGTTGAATGGGGAGAAAATGTTTTTTGGAAGTTTGAGATTTTTGATGGAGGAGTTTGATAGCTTTGGTAAAGAAGAGAAAAGAAGAATTAAGGAAATTTTGAATTTGGAAAATGACAATTATGAGAATAATGTGATTTTACAGTCTAAAAATATTACTAAATTTGAGAAAGATTATATTTTTCTGCACTTGATAAAAGATAAAACAAAATTTCAGAAAATAGAGGAACTTTATAGAAGTAATGAGAAATCTGAAAGAAATAAGGCAGTTGAAATTTTTGTAGAAAATTATTTCAATGTAAAAAAATGGGGAATATTTGGGTTTTTTATATTTTGGAACATTTATCCTAAAAGCTGCAAGAACGGGAAATTGCATCATTTACTGTTTTTCTTAAAAAATAACGTGCCTTTTAAGAGAATTGCCTATCATTATGAAAAAATAAAGGAAATGCTTCATCGGATGGAAATTTTTCAGGATGATGAGATACAAAATCAGGAAACTGGGTTGTTTGGAATTGTATTTATTCTTAGCAGTTTAATGGTAGTTTTTATATGGATTTTTAGCCTGCCTGTAATAACGGATATGATGCCTGCTGAATATGAAGATGTTTTGACGACTTTTGGAATAGTGAAAACTTTTTCAATTATACTGGCAGTTGCTAGAAGTTATTATGATATTATGCTTGCAAAACGTGGAAACAGCATAAATATAGCGAGCATGCTTTATATTCAGATTCTGCTGCTAGGGATCTACCTTTTTAAAATTTATTTAAAATATGAAATAATTGATTTTACACTAAATGGAACACTCGTATTCTTGTTTGCAAAATTACTGATTGTAAATAGAATAAAATACAACAGGATAAGAAATTATGCAAAAGATATATTGGATAGTGTTTCTTTTGATATTTTATAAAAAACTTAAAAAATTTATTGTTGAAGGAGAATAAAAATGGGAAGAATGATTGGAATTGATTTGGGGACAACAAATAGTTTGGCGACATATATTGATGATAATGGGGAAATACAGTTTGTAAAAAATGAATATGGGAATATTTTGATTCCGTCTGTTGTGGGAATTGATGAAAATGATGGAATAATAGTGGGAGAACTGGCGAAGGAAAGAAGAATGATGAACGCTGGGGAAACTGCGAGCAATTTTAAAAGAAGGATGGGAACGGAAGCAAAAATTAAAGTAAAGAATAGAACTTTTGATGCACAGATGCTTTCTTCGTTTGTACTGAAACATTTAAAGGAAAGCGCTGAAAAGCAGCTGAATGAAAAGATAGACAGGGCAATAATAAGCGTGCCTGCATATTTTAATGATAAACAGAGAAAAGATACTAAAATAGCGGCAGAACTGGCAGGACTTACAGTGGAAAGGCTTATAAATGAGCCAACAGCTGCGGCATTGTCACTTGGAAGCCATATTTTAGATCAGAATTTGAAGTTTATCGTGCTTGACTTGGGTGGAGGGACATTTGATGTTACTTTGCTTGAAACATTTGAGGATATTATGGAAGTAATTTCGATAAGTGGGGATACGATGCTTGGTGGAGAGGATTTTACTACCAAAATATGTGAAATTTTCTTGAAAAATATAGGATTATCAATATCTGACTTGAGCCGTGATGAAAGAACAAATTTGTACACAAAGGCAGACAGGGCAAAAAAACTGATAAGTTTAAAAGATGTGGAAATTGAACTGGAAATTAAAGGAAAAGACTATAAAGCAGAAATTACACAGGCAGATTTCAGGGTGGCTGTAAAACCATTGCTTGTAAAAATAAAAGTTGCGATTGACAAGGCTTTGCAAGATGGAAATACAGATGCAAGAGAAATTGAGAAAGTTGTGCTAGTCGGAGGGGCTGTAAAATTAGGAATTGTGGAAGAATTTGTGGAAAAGTATTTTAATAAAATGCGTGGAGAAAAAACTTATTTTGACAATACTGATTTTATTGAAGGTAACAAACTCGTGTCAATAGCTCAAAATCCTGATACTGTAGTAGCTTACGGCGTTGGTGTAACTGTGGGAATGAAGGAGAGAAACAAGGCATTTAAGGAAAGAATTTTGACAGATGTGTGTCCATTTACACTCGGAATTGAAGTAATTGGACAGAGATTTGCACCGATTATTCCAAGGAATACAACGGTTCCTACAAGTAAGTCTGAATATTTTTCAACAGTAGAAGACAATCAGACAATAATAAGAATCGCAATTTATCAAGGAGAAAGCTTAAATATAAACGATAATCTATTTTTAGGGGAATTTGAAATAAATGTGCCAAGAAATAATGCAGGAAATGAAAAAGTGAACGTAAGATTTACTTATGATATAAATGGAATTTTAGAAGCAGAAGCAACTGCAATGAGTACGGGAGAAAAGAGAAATAAATTAATTATAAACGGCGATTTGTCCGAAGAAGAAAAAAACGAAAGAATTAAAACTTTGGAAGAAATAAAAATCCAGTCAGAAAATCAAAACAAAGATAAATTGCTGATTGAAAGGGCAAACCGAATTTATGCAGAAATAGTAAATACAGAAATTA
This is a stretch of genomic DNA from Leptotrichia hofstadii. It encodes these proteins:
- a CDS encoding J domain-containing protein produces the protein MDFKEAFKILEIEPTDDKKKIKVAYSKMLKKYHPEDFPEMFMRINEAYEKALEYGVEDFQEEFFGNEEEFEEYEYEGFSNEYNIEITNDEDEEFSNIFSGELEKVEKNVDNWIEAFGKLLNGEKMFFGSLRFLMEEFDSFGKEEKRRIKEILNLENDNYENNVILQSKNITKFEKDYIFLHLIKDKTKFQKIEELYRSNEKSERNKAVEIFVENYFNVKKWGIFGFFIFWNIYPKSCKNGKLHHLLFFLKNNVPFKRIAYHYEKIKEMLHRMEIFQDDEIQNQETGLFGIVFILSSLMVVFIWIFSLPVITDMMPAEYEDVLTTFGIVKTFSIILAVARSYYDIMLAKRGNSINIASMLYIQILLLGIYLFKIYLKYEIIDFTLNGTLVFLFAKLLIVNRIKYNRIRNYAKDILDSVSFDIL
- a CDS encoding DnaJ domain-containing protein translates to MNFAEAFKILEIEPMSDKKKIKVAYSKMLKKYHPEDFPEMFMKINEAYEKALRYAENNFSENLYENTQNFRKTEKMKESDFSDIFNSKKFEKKEYRFTEKSEERQSKEKFFEKKDNKNKYEKLNIFEYLKNSMRTEDRFTEAFKILEMEPTTDKEKIKKKYKELLKKYHRNNPESYDEIFSKINEAYGIALGFEQSNFNEYEGDSIEDIFDNFFNSGNNSSYKSFFEKTQDFSNVFDQNEITNKSISAWLGRLKNLLLSEKRPLTEYREILRDFHFNFDVSEKNQIREILQKNGLRDYAWRNITRIEMELLIYNLNNSNMNADILGETWVDTGKSENISLDEIVKNIISENFSENEKGYEKFIKDYFNIKIFRLFGKNIALYPYRDIEQVGATFKFITYKIRNEYVDVNKYIEIFDREQKNKKIGISLRITSYLWSIFGAIVLFLFFLNPIVDWYIAILGTIFFIILDWVNIAREKNFEWSMRYGYSSYLSILMSIMFVVNLIVIGNAEYESSIISFLLYSQLIFQFVFFNIILFVKMVVTTNIRYKRLREFSKKVLDVFVLKK
- a CDS encoding Hsp70 family protein, with the translated sequence MGRMIGIDLGTTNSLATYIDDNGEIQFVKNEYGNILIPSVVGIDENDGIIVGELAKERRMMNAGETASNFKRRMGTEAKIKVKNRTFDAQMLSSFVLKHLKESAEKQLNEKIDRAIISVPAYFNDKQRKDTKIAAELAGLTVERLINEPTAAALSLGSHILDQNLKFIVLDLGGGTFDVTLLETFEDIMEVISISGDTMLGGEDFTTKICEIFLKNIGLSISDLSRDERTNLYTKADRAKKLISLKDVEIELEIKGKDYKAEITQADFRVAVKPLLVKIKVAIDKALQDGNTDAREIEKVVLVGGAVKLGIVEEFVEKYFNKMRGEKTYFDNTDFIEGNKLVSIAQNPDTVVAYGVGVTVGMKERNKAFKERILTDVCPFTLGIEVIGQRFAPIIPRNTTVPTSKSEYFSTVEDNQTIIRIAIYQGESLNINDNLFLGEFEINVPRNNAGNEKVNVRFTYDINGILEAEATAMSTGEKRNKLIINGDLSEEEKNERIKTLEEIKIQSENQNKDKLLIERANRIYAEIVNTEIRNYVSEYLENYQMIVRTGDRIRIQKVKKEFSAFLDKIDPELNDLSVDDILRDIDEKEEDGAVEEEDELEFWN